Within Sphingopyxis macrogoltabida, the genomic segment CTCGTCGAGGGCGAGGAAGCGGACCGCTTCTATTTCCGGATGGACTATTGGCACCACCGCTTCGTTATCCATCCGGGCGAGACCGACGACATCGCCTATGCCGGCTGGCGCGTCGCCGACGAGGAAGCGATGCAGGCGATCCTCGACCGGCTCGACGCGGCGGGCCACAGCTATCGCCGCGCGACGCCCGAGGAAGCGGCCGAGCGCCGGGTGCTGGGCCTTGTCAAGGTTAAGGACCCGAGCGGAAACCCCGTCGAACTCTTCTACGCGCCGCTCATCGAGGTGCACCTGCCCTTCCACCCCGGGCGCCGCATGCATGGAAAGTTCGTCACGGGAAGCGAAGGCATCGGCCATATCCTGATCCAGGCCGATGATCCCGCAGCGTCACACCGCTTCTACTCGCTTCTCGGACTCAAGGGCGCGATCCAATATCATCTGCAGTCGCCCAAAGGCACGGTCTATCCGGTGTTCATGCACTGCAACGACCGCCAGCATTCGCTCGCCTTCGGCGTCAACGGGCCGTCGCGACTCAACCACATGATGCTCGAATATCGCGAACTCGACGACCTCGGGCTCGCCCACGACATCGTCAGGGCGCAGGGCATCGACGTTGCCCTGCAGCTTGGCAAGCATTCGAACGACGAGGCCCTGACCTTCTATTTCATGACGCCGTCCGGCTGGGCCATGGAACTCGGCTGGGGCGGCGGGAAGTCCTTCGCGCAGCAGCAATATCACCTCCGCGACATCTTCGGCCACGGGATCGAGAAGTCCGGCAACATGGACGTCGAGCTATAATCTTGCGCCGCACTGCGCTTCGGCACCGAACGGCACGATAATATGGCAACGGCTCATGTCGCGGCCAAGCCTGTTGCGTCCCCTACGCAGCCGTCTTACTCCGTCGAGGTGAAACAGCTCAGCTTCGACATGTACCAATGGATGGGTTCCGAAGCGCAGGCGGCCTTCGAGCGCGCGGCAACGCGGATCGAGCGTCCGGCGGGCTCGCTCATCTACGCCGAGGGCGACGCCGGCGATACGATGTTCCGGATTGTCCGCGGGGCGGTGCGTCTGACTGTTCTGCGCGATGACGGACGCGAGCTGCTCTTCCAGATTTACCACCAGGGCGGGTGTTTCGGCACGAGCAGCGTGATCGATGGCGGGCAGCGACCGCAGACCGCCGAGGCCTATGAGGACTGCGAACTTCAGGTCGTTACCAAAGCACAGATCGACGGCCTGCGCGCGGATCATCCCGATCTGGGCGACGCAATGCTTCGCCTGCTCAGTATGAATATGCGCCTGCTTATTTCCTATTTTGCCGGCTCCAATCTCGACGGCATCGTCGCCTGGCTAGCCCAGCGGCTCGAAGAGGCCGCGCGTGCCTTCGGACGCGAGACCGAAGATGGCGTCCTCCTGACCCAGCCGCTGTCCCAGTCCGAGTTCGCCGCGATGGTCGGCACCTCGCGCCAGACCGTCAACAAGGCGTTGACCGAACTTCGTACGCGCGGCCTGGTCATCAATCATGGCCGCTACCTGCTCATCAAGGACATCGATCAGCTTCGCCGTTTCGGCGAACAAGGTCTCGGCCCTGGCTGACCCGCCGGCCGCCCGCGCTGTCAACAGTTTGACAGACAGGACCACGCGGATCGCGGATAGTTCGCTCCAACGATATGGAGAGGGACATGACGCAGAAGATGCGGCGCTGCGGGCAAGCTGCTGAGCCCGCACGGAGATGGCGGACGCTGCCCCCGCCGGTGATCTTCCGCGAGTGGACGCCACCCGCCTACGCAACGCGCGGTCAGCAACGGTCCACCATATGTCACTGATCCTGTCCCGTGCCGACATCGATTTCCTGCTGTTCGACTGGCTCGACATCGATCGGCTCTCGTCCGAGCCGCTTTACGCCCACCTCGATCACGGGACTTATGCTGCGGTGATCGACCTGGCCGAGCGGCTCGCAACCGATGTTGTCGCGCCGGTCAACAAGCTCGCAGATCAGCGCGAACCCGAGATGATGCCAGACGGAAGCGTCGTCATCCCGAAGGAGATCGGCGATGCCCTGGAGCAGGTTCGGCGATCCGGGCTCTTCGCCGCGGCGCAGCCATCCGAGCTTGGAGGCATGCAGCTGCCCTTCGTGGTCGAGAAAGCCGCCTTCGCGTGGATCCAGGCCGCGAGTCCCGCGGTGTCCGGCTATGTGCTGCTCACCATGGCAGCCGCAAACCTGCTTATCGAGCACGGCACGCCGAAACAGGTGGAGACTTATGCCGTTCCGCTTCTCGCGGGCGAAAATTTCGGGACGATGTGTCTATCCGAACCGCAGGCGGGTTCGTCGCTGGGAGATGTCCGCACCAAGGCCATCGCTGATGGCGACGCCTATCGCTTGTTCGGGAACAAGATGTGGATCTCGGGCGGCGAGCATGCACTGAGCGGCTCGATCACCCACCTCGTTCTGGCGCGCATCGAAGGCGCGCCTCCCGGCGTAAAGGGGCTTTCGCTCTTCATCGTGCCGCGCGACCTCGAACAGGACGATGGGAGTCTTGTCCGCAACGATGTCAGTCTTGCCGGACTCAACCACAAGATGGGTCAGCGCGGTACCGTAAACACTCTCCTCAACTTCGGCGAGGGCCGGTATCTGCCCGGCGGGTCTGCGGGAGCCGTGGGTTATCTCATCGGCGCCGAGGGCGATGGTCTGCGCTACATGTTCACGATGATGAACGAGGCGCGGATCGGCGTCGGCACAAGTGCTGCCGTCATCGGTTACACTGGCTATCTCCACGCGCTCGAATATGCCCGATCGCGTCCACAAGGGCGGGCGCTGCGCGACCGGGATCCCGATGCGCCGCAAATACCGATCATTGGCCACAGCGACGTGCGCTCGATGCTGCTGACCCAGAAGAGCTTTGTCGAGGGCGCGCTGGCTTTCAACCTCTACTGCGCATCGCTGGTCGATCGCATCCGCTGCGCCGACAAGGCAGAGGCGCGCGCGACCGGTCTTCTTCTCGACCTGCTGACCCCGATCGCCAAGAGCTGGCCGTCCAAATTTTGCCTCGAGGCCAACAGCCTCGCGATCCAGGTTCATGGCGGCTATGGGTACACGCGCGACTATGATGTGGAGCAATTCTACCGCGACAACCGCCTGAACCCGATCCACGAGGGAACGCACGGTATTCAGGCGATTGACCTTCTCGGGAGGAAGGT encodes:
- a CDS encoding Crp/Fnr family transcriptional regulator, whose translation is MATAHVAAKPVASPTQPSYSVEVKQLSFDMYQWMGSEAQAAFERAATRIERPAGSLIYAEGDAGDTMFRIVRGAVRLTVLRDDGRELLFQIYHQGGCFGTSSVIDGGQRPQTAEAYEDCELQVVTKAQIDGLRADHPDLGDAMLRLLSMNMRLLISYFAGSNLDGIVAWLAQRLEEAARAFGRETEDGVLLTQPLSQSEFAAMVGTSRQTVNKALTELRTRGLVINHGRYLLIKDIDQLRRFGEQGLGPG
- a CDS encoding acyl-CoA dehydrogenase is translated as MSLILSRADIDFLLFDWLDIDRLSSEPLYAHLDHGTYAAVIDLAERLATDVVAPVNKLADQREPEMMPDGSVVIPKEIGDALEQVRRSGLFAAAQPSELGGMQLPFVVEKAAFAWIQAASPAVSGYVLLTMAAANLLIEHGTPKQVETYAVPLLAGENFGTMCLSEPQAGSSLGDVRTKAIADGDAYRLFGNKMWISGGEHALSGSITHLVLARIEGAPPGVKGLSLFIVPRDLEQDDGSLVRNDVSLAGLNHKMGQRGTVNTLLNFGEGRYLPGGSAGAVGYLIGAEGDGLRYMFTMMNEARIGVGTSAAVIGYTGYLHALEYARSRPQGRALRDRDPDAPQIPIIGHSDVRSMLLTQKSFVEGALAFNLYCASLVDRIRCADKAEARATGLLLDLLTPIAKSWPSKFCLEANSLAIQVHGGYGYTRDYDVEQFYRDNRLNPIHEGTHGIQAIDLLGRKVSMENGAAFALLRDQIAGTAARAVICGGALAELAQIVDGFLAEVEEVTRVLLAIGDSEERLANASLYLDAVGHLVIAWIWLELMIASEAGADAFHDGKRTAGRFFIRRELPKIAPLLATLRTVDRTALDASLECF
- a CDS encoding VOC family protein, with the protein product MSSVTELGYVGLNVTDAEAWKRFGADVIGLELVEGEEADRFYFRMDYWHHRFVIHPGETDDIAYAGWRVADEEAMQAILDRLDAAGHSYRRATPEEAAERRVLGLVKVKDPSGNPVELFYAPLIEVHLPFHPGRRMHGKFVTGSEGIGHILIQADDPAASHRFYSLLGLKGAIQYHLQSPKGTVYPVFMHCNDRQHSLAFGVNGPSRLNHMMLEYRELDDLGLAHDIVRAQGIDVALQLGKHSNDEALTFYFMTPSGWAMELGWGGGKSFAQQQYHLRDIFGHGIEKSGNMDVEL